From a single Miscanthus floridulus cultivar M001 chromosome 8, ASM1932011v1, whole genome shotgun sequence genomic region:
- the LOC136478297 gene encoding casein kinase 1-like protein 10, with amino-acid sequence MDHVVGGKFKLGKKIGSGSFGELFLAVNVQTGEEVAVKLENVKTKHPQLHYESKLYMLLQGGTGIPHLKWFGVEGEYNVMVIDLLGPSLEDLFNYCSRKFSLKTVLMLADQMINRVEYMHQKGFLHRDIKPDNFLMGLGRKANQVYIIDYGLAKKYRDLQTHKHIPYRENKNLTGTARYASVNTHLGVEQSRRDDLESLGYVLMYFLRGSLPWQGLKAGTKKQKYDKISEKKMLTPVEVLCKSYPSEFISYFHYCRSLRFEDKPDYSYLKRLFRDLFIREGYQFDYVFDWTILKYPQIGSNPRMRAGERTSGAAGPSMDKIEKTPGEASGRRNPSGSVNQSDNYAQRPRETVSMSLKEIMHSTDRSGERTVERPRTSSRTGSASRRAVASSSRPASSVEPSEQYNRTSRLFSSNSGSRPSSSQRVNPSPGESRATSLSRAAVARGSRDEPLHRSLELLSLGGGKRK; translated from the exons ATGGATCATGTGGTCGGGGGCAAGTTCAAGCTCGGCAAGAAGATCGGGAGTGGATCGTTCGGGGAGCTCTTCCTCG CTGTGAATGTGCAGACTGGAGAGGAGGTCGCCGTCAAGCTG GAAAATGTCAAGACAAAGCACCCGCAGCTTCATTATGAGTCGAAGCTATACATGCTTCTCCAAGGAGGAA CTGGCATTCCACACCTGAAGTGGTTCGGTGTTGAGGGGGAGTATAATGTGATGGTGATTGATCTTCTTGGCCCTAGCCTTGAGGACTTGTTCAACTATTGCAGTAGGAAGTTCTCTCTGAAGACTGTGCTCATGCTTGCTGACCAAATG ATTAATCGGGTTGAGTACATGCATCAAAAGGGGTTTCTTCACCGTGATATAAAACCTGATAATTTCCTTATGGGGCTTGGTAGGAAAGCCAATCAG GTATATATAATAGACTATGGACTCGCAAAGAAATATAGGGACCTTCAAACTCATAAGCACATCCCGTACCG AGAGAACAAGAACCTCACTGGAACTGCACGATATGCAAGTGTCAATACCCACCTTGGCGTTG AGCAAAGCAGGAGAGATGATTTAGAGTCTCTTGGTTATGTTCTTATGTACTTCCTTAGGGGCAG CCTACCATGGCAGGGGCTGAAAGCAGGAACCAAGAAGCAGAAATATGACAAAATCAGTGAGAAAAAGATGCTTACTCCCGTGGAG GTACTCTGCAAATCGTATCCATCAGAGTTTATCTCCTATTTCCACTACTGTCGTTCATTGCGGTTTGAAGACAAGCCTGATTATTCTTACCTGAAGAGACTCTTCCGTGATCTCTTTATTCGGGAAG GATACCAGTTTGACTATGTGTTTGACTGGACCATTTTGAAGTATCCTCAGATAGGCTCCAACCCGCGGATGAGG GCAGGGGAAAGAACTAGTGGAGCTGCTGGACCCTCAATGGATAAGATTGAGAAGACCCCAG GAGAAGCGTCTGGTAGAAGGAATCCTAGTGGTTCTGTGAATCAGAGTGACAATTATGCACAACGACCACGTGAGACCGTATCTATGTCATTAAAGGAAATT ATGCATAGCACTGACCGGTCTGGGGAAAGGACTGTGGAGAGACCACGCACATCCTCACGCACAGGCAGTGCATCCCGCAGAGCTGTTGCATCAAGCAGCAGGCCAGCCTCATCTGTGGAACCAAGTGAGCAGTATAACCGGACAAGCAGATTGTTCTCTAGCAACAGTGGCAGTCGCCCATCTAGCTCCCAGAGAGTTAACCCATCACCAGGCGAGTCAAGGGCTACCTCCCTCTCACGGGCGGCAGTTGCGAGAGGCTCCCGTGACGAGCCACTCCACCGCAGCCTGGAGCTTCTGTCCCTCGGTGGTGGTAAAAGGAAATAG